A part of Biomphalaria glabrata chromosome 3, xgBioGlab47.1, whole genome shotgun sequence genomic DNA contains:
- the LOC129924907 gene encoding adenosine receptor A3-like, which produces MLESFNFDYLTQLKEATNHSFVFLEHRNVIISHNVFIVVCLIYIPSIVLVNTLVFWGIVLYPGFHTTNNYLLLSLSIADFLMGSYCIPMYVLSYIKDTSPTILGNRTACLTLFASKQLAGSGSLLSLFLISVDRFIAITWPFRYPFLINEKKILRLIVIQWLLLTFLSFLPMMGLNNYNPAVCPLILRCNYFTTLPSLYVLIWMCFICAAISISAALHIRIIFIAIRQVSRFKSELGTLSRDQITQFHNRVSSVKLTSFLMLVFVILYLPYVLITPFKYLNLFSEVTIEIIQVVAQLFTFGNSLANGPIYAIARTEYKQVYMTMLTAYPWRWKIALRNLHREQHSSLYDSYPGTPRPSRAFSVKTFSGISKSSSEAV; this is translated from the coding sequence ATGTTggaaagttttaattttgactATCTCACACAACTGAAAGAAGCTACGAATCACTCCTTTGTGTTTCTGGAGCACCGGAACGTCATCATTTCCCACAATGTTTTCATCGTCGTCTGCCTCATCTACATCCCTAGCATCGTTCTGGTCAACACGCTGGTGTTCTGGGGCATCGTCTTGTACCCGGGATTCCACACTACCAACAACTACCTCCTGCTCAGCCTGTCGATCGCAGACTTTTTGATGGGCTCCTACTGTATCCCCATGTATGTGCTCAGCTATATTAAAGACACCAGCCCCACGATACTGGGCAACCGGACGGCTTGTCTGACGCTCTTCGCGTCCAAGCAGCTGGCTGGGAGTGGCTCACTCCTCTCGCTGTTCCTCATCTCCGTGGACCGTTTCATCGCTATCACCTGGCCGTTTAGGTACCCTTTCCTCATTAACGAGAAGAAGATCCTCAGGCTGATCGTGATCCAGTGGCTGCTGTTGACGTTTCTCTCCTTCTTGCCCATGATGGGCTTGAACAACTACAACCCCGCGGTGTGCCCACTCATCCTCAGGTGCAATTACTTCACCACGTTGCCCAGCCTCTACGTCCTCATCTGGATGTGTTTTATCTGTGCTGCCATCAGCATCTCAGCTGCTCTTCACATACGAATCATCTTCATCGCCATTAGACAGGTCAGCAGGTTTAAGAGCGAGCTGGGCACTCTGAGCCGAGATCAGATTACCCAGTTCCATAACCGGGTCAGCTCTGTCAAGCTGACCTCCTTCCTCATGTTGGTCTTCGTCATCCTGTACCTCCCTTACGTACTCATCACGCCCTTCAAGTACCTGAATCTCTTCTCGGAAGTCACTATCGAGATCATCCAGGTGGTAGCTCAGCTTTTCACATTCGGGAACTCCCTGGCTAATGGGCCCATCTATGCCATAGCGCGAACAGAGTACAAGCAGGTGTACATGACCATGCTGACAGCGTACCCGTGGAGGTGGAAGATTGCCCTGCGTAACTTGCACAGGGAGCAACATTCCAGCTTGTATGATTCTTACCCAGGCACCCCCAGGCCTAGCAGGGCGTTTAGTGTGAAAACATTTTCTGGAATCAGTAAATCCTCAAGTGAGGCCGTTTGA